A window from Micromonospora profundi encodes these proteins:
- the glmM gene encoding phosphoglucosamine mutase, translating to MGRLFGTDGVRGRANADLTPELALALAVAAAHTLAETDRSHPPLAVVGRDTRASGEMLEAAVVAGLTSAGANVVRVGVLPTPAVAFLTAEAKADLGVMLSASHNPMPDNGIKLFAAGGHKLPDEIEMRIEAAVETNATTAWDRPTGAGVGRVHDLLDGADHYVQHLVGTLPHRLDGIKVVVDCANGAAAEVAPVAYREAGAEVIAIHAEPDGLNINDDCGSNHIEALREAVVEHGAHLGIAHDGDADRCLAVTADGDEVDGDQVMAILALAMREAGTLTQDTLVATVMSNLGLRLAMSAQGIRLIETKVGDRYVLEELRASGLALGGEQSGHIVMPAHATTGDGVLTGLHLMARMAATGQSLAELASVITKLPQVLINVPVGDRTVGANAPAVRAEVERAEAQLGETGRVLLRPSGTEPLVRVMVEAATEATARSVAERIADLVRTASPAS from the coding sequence ATGGGTCGGTTGTTCGGCACGGACGGCGTACGCGGGCGGGCGAACGCGGATCTCACACCCGAGTTGGCGCTCGCGCTCGCCGTGGCCGCTGCGCACACGCTCGCCGAGACGGATCGCAGCCATCCGCCGCTCGCCGTCGTCGGCCGCGACACCCGGGCCAGCGGCGAGATGCTGGAAGCCGCCGTCGTGGCAGGGCTCACCAGTGCCGGCGCGAACGTGGTGCGGGTGGGCGTGCTGCCCACCCCGGCCGTGGCGTTCCTCACCGCCGAGGCCAAGGCCGACCTCGGGGTGATGCTGTCCGCGTCACACAACCCGATGCCGGACAACGGCATCAAGCTCTTCGCCGCCGGTGGCCACAAGTTGCCCGACGAGATCGAGATGCGGATCGAGGCGGCCGTCGAGACGAACGCCACCACCGCCTGGGACCGGCCGACAGGCGCCGGCGTCGGTCGCGTGCACGACCTGCTCGACGGAGCGGACCACTACGTCCAACACCTGGTCGGCACCCTGCCGCACCGGCTCGACGGGATCAAGGTCGTCGTCGACTGCGCAAACGGCGCCGCCGCCGAGGTCGCCCCCGTCGCCTACCGGGAGGCCGGCGCCGAGGTCATCGCCATCCACGCCGAGCCCGACGGGCTCAACATCAACGACGACTGCGGCTCCAACCACATCGAGGCGCTGCGCGAAGCCGTTGTCGAGCACGGCGCCCACCTGGGCATCGCCCACGACGGCGACGCCGACCGCTGCCTGGCGGTCACCGCCGACGGTGACGAGGTCGACGGCGACCAGGTGATGGCGATCCTCGCGCTTGCCATGCGGGAGGCCGGCACGCTCACCCAGGACACCCTGGTGGCCACCGTGATGAGCAACCTCGGCCTGCGACTCGCGATGTCCGCGCAGGGCATCCGGCTGATCGAGACCAAGGTCGGCGACCGGTACGTCCTGGAGGAGCTACGCGCCTCCGGCCTGGCGCTCGGCGGCGAGCAGAGCGGGCACATCGTCATGCCCGCGCACGCCACCACGGGCGACGGCGTCCTCACCGGCCTGCACCTGATGGCCCGCATGGCAGCCACCGGCCAGTCCCTCGCCGAACTGGCGTCCGTGATCACCAAGCTGCCCCAGGTGCTCATCAACGTGCCCGTCGGCGACCGGACCGTCGGCGCCAACGCGCCGGCCGTCCGCGCCGAGGTCGAACGGGCCGAGGCGCAGCTGGGCGAGACCGGTCGGGTGCTGCTGCGCCCCTCGGGCACCGAGCCGCTGGTCCGCGTCATGGTCGAGGCGGCCACCGAGGCGACGGCGCGGTCCGTGGCCGAGCGCATCGCGGATCTCGTCCGCACCGCCAGCCCCGCTAGCTAG
- the rpsI gene encoding 30S ribosomal protein S9 produces the protein MTDITETEVAPEAPEATEAPAPVARAPRGDRPIQTVGRRKEAIVRVRIVPGTGKITCNGQDLEAYFPSKVHQQLIKDPLVTAEKLEQFDVIANLRGGGTTGQAGALRLGIARALIINEPDDRPALKKAGFLTRDARVKESKKYGLKKARKAPQYSKR, from the coding sequence ATGACCGACATCACCGAGACCGAGGTCGCCCCGGAAGCCCCTGAGGCCACCGAGGCGCCGGCGCCCGTCGCCCGCGCGCCTCGTGGTGACCGGCCGATCCAGACCGTGGGCCGCCGCAAGGAGGCCATCGTCCGGGTTCGTATCGTCCCGGGCACCGGCAAGATCACGTGCAACGGCCAGGACCTCGAGGCGTACTTCCCGAGCAAGGTGCACCAGCAGCTCATCAAGGACCCGCTGGTCACCGCCGAGAAGCTCGAGCAGTTCGACGTCATCGCCAACCTGCGTGGCGGCGGCACCACCGGCCAGGCCGGTGCGCTCCGGCTGGGCATCGCCCGCGCGTTGATCATCAACGAGCCCGACGACCGCCCGGCCCTCAAGAAGGCCGGCTTCCTCACCCGGGACGCCCGGGTCAAGGAGAGCAAGAAGTACGGCCTCAAGAAGGCCCGTAAGGCTCCCCAGTACTCGAAGCGCTGA
- the rplM gene encoding 50S ribosomal protein L13 yields MRTYSPKPGEIERQWHVIDASDVVLGRLATHAATLLRGKHKPTFAPHVDTGDFVVIVNAGKVALTGNKRQTKVAYRHSGYPGGLKQIGYDELLTKRPERAIELAVKGMLPHNKLGRQLIKKLKVYAGAEHPHLAQQPVPFEIKQIAQ; encoded by the coding sequence GTGCGTACGTACAGCCCGAAGCCGGGTGAGATCGAGCGTCAGTGGCACGTCATCGACGCCTCTGATGTCGTGCTGGGCCGCCTGGCCACCCACGCCGCCACGTTGCTGCGTGGTAAGCACAAGCCGACTTTCGCGCCGCACGTCGACACGGGCGACTTCGTCGTCATCGTGAACGCGGGCAAGGTTGCGCTGACCGGCAACAAGCGCCAGACCAAGGTCGCTTACCGCCACTCCGGTTACCCGGGTGGCCTGAAGCAGATCGGCTACGACGAGCTGCTGACCAAGCGCCCGGAGCGGGCCATCGAGCTCGCTGTGAAGGGAATGCTCCCGCACAACAAGCTCGGCCGTCAGCTGATCAAGAAGCTGAAGGTCTACGCCGGTGCCGAGCACCCGCACCTCGCGCAGCAGCCGGTGCCGTTCGAGATCAAGCAGATCGCGCAGTGA